One segment of Manihot esculenta cultivar AM560-2 chromosome 4, M.esculenta_v8, whole genome shotgun sequence DNA contains the following:
- the LOC110613519 gene encoding NADP-dependent malic enzyme, which yields MISLKSSFLSNTGISGSCSPFSGKQRGLVPTAPTSLKVQVLNPNRERNGSVLMDSSLQEMRDGASVVDLDPKPTVAGGVRDVYGEDTATEDQLVTPWSLSVASGYSLLRDPHHNKGLAFNEKERDAHYLRGLLPPAVVSQEVQVKKMMHIIRQYQLPLQKYMAMMDLQERNEKLFYKLLIDNVEEMLPIVYTPTVGEACQKYGSIFSRPQGLYISLNEKGRILEVLRNWPEKNIQVIVVTDGERILGLGDLGCHGMGIPVGKLSLYTALGGVRPSACLPVTIDVGTNNEKLLNDEFYIGLRQRRATGQEYSELLHEFMSAVKQKYGERVLIQFEDFANHNAFDLLAKYGATHLVFNDDIQGTASVVLAGLVAALKLVGGTLADHKFLFLGAGEAGTGIAELIALEMSKQTNMPVEETRKRIWLVDSKGLIVSSRKESLQHFKKPWAHEHKPIKTLLDAVNDIKPTVLIGTSGVGRTFTKEVIEAMASFNERPIILALSNPTSQSECTAEEAYTWSKGRAIFASGSPFAPVEYEGKVHVPGQANNAYIFPGFGLGLIMSGTIRVHDDMLLAASEALAAQVTQENFDKGQIYPPFTNIRKISAEIAANVAAKAYELGLATRLPQPKDLVKYAESCMYSPVYRSYR from the exons GCATCTCAGGCTCGTGTAGCCCTTTCTCCGGGAAGCAGAGAGGACTAGTCCCTACAGCTCCTACTTCATTAAAAGTACAGGTGCTCAATCCAAATAGGGAACGAAATGGAAGTGTCTTGATGGATAGCTCACTGCAGGAAATGAGAGATGGAGCCTCTGTGGTTGACTTGGACCCCAAGCCCACCGTTGCTGGTGGCGTCCGCGATGTATACGGTGAGGACACTGCCACCGAGGATCAGCTCGTCACGCCTTGGTCCCTCTCTGTTGCTAG TGGATATTCTTTGTTGCGAGATCCGCACCACAACAAAGGTCTTGCCTTCAATGAAAAAGAGAGGGATGCTCACTACTTGCGCGGCCTTCTCCCCCCAGCAGTGGTGTCTCAGGAGGTTCAG GTGAAGAAAATGATGCACATCATTCGACAGTATCAACTTCCATTGCAAAAGTACATGGCTATGATGGATCTTCAG GAGAGAAATGAAAAACTGTTCTACAAGCTTCTCATAGACAATGTTGAGGAGATGCTCCCTATTGTTTACACTCCAACTGTTGGTGAGGCATGCCAGAAATATGGAAGTATCTTTAGTCGTCCTCAGGGTCTTTACATCAGTTTGAATGAAAA GGGTAGAATCCTTGAGGTATTGAGGAACTGGCCTGAGAAGAATATTCAAGTCATTGTTGTGACTGATGGCGAGCGTATTTTGGGGCTAGGGGACCTTGGATGTCAT ggTATGGGGATACCTGTAGGCAAACTCTCTTTGTATACAGCACTTGGTGGAGTTCGTCCTTCAGCT TGCCTGCCTGTTACAATTGATGTGGGAACCAACAATGAGAAACTGTTAAATGATGAGTTCTACATAGGGCTCAGGCAAAGAAGAGCTACTGGACAG GAATATTCTGAATTGCTACATGAATTCATGAGTGCAGTCAAGCAGAAGTATGGTGAGAGAGTGCTCATTCAG TTTGAAGACTTTGCAAACCATAACGCTTTTGACTTGCTTGCAAAATATGGTGCTACTCATCTTGTCTTCAATGATGATATTCAG GGCACAGCATCTGTGGTCCTTGCAGGGCTTGTTGCAGCACTAAAATTAGTTGGTGGAACACTAGCTGACcacaaatttttatttcttggTGCTGGAGAG GCTGGCACTGGAATTGCTGAGCTCATAGCCCTTGAGATGTCCAAACAG ACAAACATGCCAGTGGAAGAGACTCGCAAGAGGATTTGGCTTGTGGATTCAAAG GGTTTGATTGTTAGTTCGCGAAAGGAATCACTCCAACATTTTAAGAAGCCCTGGGCTCATGAGCACAAACCTATAAAGACGCTTCTGGATGCTGTCAAT GACATTAAGCCAACAGTGTTGATTGGAACGTCAGGAGTAGGAAGAACATTTACTAAAGAAGTGATTGAGGCTATGGCCTCCTTCAATGAG AGACCTATAATTCTTGCTCTCTCCAACCCAACTTCACAGTCTGAATGTACCGCTGAGGAAGCTTATACGTGGAGTAAG GGTCGTGCCATTTTTGCAAGTGGAAGCCCATTTGCCCCTGTTGAATATGAGGGGAAAGTTCATGTGCCTGGTCAG GCAAACAATGCATACATTTTCCCTGGATTTGGTCTGGGTTTGATAATGTCTGGCACAATCCGTGTTCATGACGATATGCTTCTGGCAGCAT CGGAAGCTTTAGCTGCCCAGGTGACCCAGGAGAACTTCGACAAGGGACAAATATACCCACCATTCACAAACATCAGAAAGATCTCTGCCGAAATCGCGGCCAATGTGGCTGCTAAAGCTTATGAACTTG GTCTGGCTACTCGCCTCCCTCAGCCTAAGGATCTGGTCAAGTACGCTGAAAGCTGTATGTACAGCCCTGTCTACCGAAGCTATCGGTGA